A window of Bacteroidales bacterium genomic DNA:
GAAGGCTAACGTCAGTGTTCAGAAAAATTAGCTTTTGATGGTTGGAGTTGAATCCGTAAGTTACCAGGTTCAACAGTAAAACCAACAGAGGCGGGATGAAAAGAATAAATCTTGAAATAGTGCTGAGATGATTTTTCTCCTTAACCAGTGATAGGATGTACAGAAAATATAAAGGGGGTAAAGTGAGCAGGAGCGGGATGAAAATGAAATACATCCACACCATCAGGGTTTCATTTGCCGAATAGTAAAGTGCGTTCAACAACAGGAAGCCGGTCATGCTCAGCAGCAGCAACCCGAGGTACCTGCGCGCAGAATTGGTTTTTTTGAAAGAGATGAGTTGAATGGTGAAATACAACAACTGGTAAATGGGAAGTGAAAAAAGGATTACCTCAAGATTTTCATTGGAAATCATTGCTGAACAGATTTAACTGAGTGCAAAACTATGAACTTTAAAATATGTATTGCAAAAAATTGAGCATAACATACAAATAAATTTTTGCGCTATATTCGCCGCATAAAGTGAGTTCGTAAAGTTTAATCAATAAATGCCGATAAGTATGTCACAAAAGCCCGGACAATATAAAAGCAGCAAGGAGGAGGATAAAGCGAAGCAAAAGGAAAAGCAGGTCAAACAGGAAGCCTACCGGCAGTTTATGCGCCAGTTCAAGCCGCTGCTGATCGCAGTTGCACTCTGGTTCATTGCCAATGCAATTCTTCATCTACCGGCCATCAAAGACCAGGTGCAGGAGCTTTTTGTCAGGTTCACTTTAAATTCAGCCCTGGCTTTTGGCAAACTGCTGTTCATACCCGTGGAAAGCCGTAGCTTTCCCATGATTACCGTCGGCGGTTATACGATGGAAGTCATCATGGAATGTACAGCCTACAATTTTTATGTTTTCGTGATTTGCCTCAGCTTGCTGTCACCCGTAAAATGGACACAACGGCTGCTCACCCTGGTGATTTTTGTTGCATCGGTATTTGTAATCAACAGCTTCCGGTTCTACACCATGGGCTTCATTGCCATATATTTTGGCGACCTCTTCGACAGCATCCACGATTACCTTTGGAATGTTCTCTTCGGGTTTTTGGTATTCCTTATCTGGTTGTGGAGATTCAGACCGCAAACTCCGGCAGCAACAACAATAAATTAATCATCCCATGGCTAAAAAATTATCAACTCCTGTCAAACTGATGATCCTGATTGTTTTGACCATCCTGTTTTATACGCTGTGGATTTACGGACTTGAAAAGGCATATACTAAATTTCTGCTCGGTGGAACCAACACTGCTTTAAGCATCATCAAAACTGACACCCATATCGAGCTTGAAAAAGAGAACGAGACCTACCAGTTCAGAGTTCGCACAAAGATTGACGGACGAAAGGCCTCCTTTCCGCAAAAAATCGGTAGCCTGTTGCAGCCCACAGTGATCATCCTTGCATGGCAGCTTTTCCTTTTTTTCGTCCTTGGCAAAAGGGATGCATTGCGCTCGCTCGGGATAAATCTGGGTATCTTCTATCTTGCACAAATCCTATTGTTGGTTTTTCTATCCGGTTTCTATGTTTCAGAGGTTCAGAAGTTCATTTACCTGATGTTGATGGATAGTTTTTACGTCATAGCCATCGTGCTGGTTATCAAAGACAGTATTCTTTATCCTGTTTTCAGGAAGGCCTGATGCATTGATGAGATGAGTGATTTTTAATGCAATTGCCTTTGTTACCGCTGATTTGGAAACCAAAAGATGCAGTGTCTCTAATCCAAAGGAGATAATTTTGAAAACAAACTGCAACCTTTACAAGCAAATGCCAGCCAAAGTGCAGCCTTGTTTGAACGGCACTGAAGCTCTGGTAGTGGTCACAGGCGCCCTGTGAAATTGGATGTACGTAGTTAGAAGCACTTAAAAGTATTGATTGACTTTTGACCGATTCACCGGGTGACTTTCGAAGTATTGAGGCAGGTAAAACCACTTAATACCAGGTAGTTATCATTGGTTTTAGTAGAAAACAGCAAACTTAAAAGCAATATCACGGATCTGTGCTCTCCCTTCTATTGTCCTCCCTCATCCTCTTTTGTCCAGGGTAGGATAAATTCGTAGGTTTTGTTCACTTCATAGTTGTAATCAAGCACGTCGATGTAGTAAAAAGTTTCGTGTACTTTTTTGCTTTCGGCAGTGTGCATGTTGAACACTTCAAATTCAACTTCAACCTTGTCGAGTGAGTTTTCGAACTTGTAAATGTACTGCATGCCGGTGAACCAATAGCCCTCTTCATTGCAATTACCTTCACGGTTAAAAGCTCCTGAAACATTATTGTTACAATATCTTTTGTATATGGAAAGTGAGACCTTTCCCTGGTAAGGCTCATAATCCTGGTATTGTACTTTGGCCGAAAGCACAAATGACTTTTCGATGAGTTGTTCTTTTGTATCATCGCAAATGTCTTTATTTTTGTCCGCTTCGCAGGATGATAATAAGGAAAAAGCAATTCCGGTAAAAAGCGTGAGGATAATTGATATTTTTTTCATGTGACAAATATAGTGTTTTGTCAAAAAACAGATGAAAAAAATCTGGTTATTTTTTCAAACTATTATATTGATTTGCTGAGGATTGTTTTTTTTCTGAAGCCATACTCCCGGTGCAATGCTGAGATTCTTTGAGTGGCTTTGTGAGATAGCTATTGCGCAGAGAGTCGCCATGAAGACACAATCCGGTGCGTACGGGACACAAAGACAATATTTTAAAATACATGGTTTTTCAAGAAATCAGCCCAAAAATCTTGCATAATAAATTGATGACCTATTTAGAAATTAGTGACTCATGAAAGAATCAGCAGTTTTTTAGAAAGCACTTTATACAAGACGCAGTTTTCTTCGTTAATGGAGCCAGGTGTTTAGTAATTTATTTCGTTTTTTTTCTCAAGCGATAAACCTTTTCATTTCTTTTGCATCTAATGATCGTATTTCAATCATTAAATAAACTTTTAATATTAAAAACAATGAAGAAATTAATGTTTTGTGTGTTCACACTGCTGGTACTTATCAGTTTTACTTCCTGTGAAAAGGATAAGAATGAAAATGATACAACGGAAACCAACCTGGCTGAAAACGATGCCATTGCCGAAAGCGCATTTGATGAGATCAGCGAGATTGCCGACGAAGCCTTCGGACAGGCAACCGGAGAGTTGAAATCAACTGATGACGCAATCAGGAGACTTGGTCCATGCGCGACGGTAACGTTGGATACGACCGTGATGCCGCGTGTAATGACCATTGATTTTGGCGAAGAAAACTGCCTGTGTAACGATGGGAAATGGAGACGCGGGAAAATCATTGTGACTTTCACCGGACGCTATCACAAACCCGGAACGATCATTACCCATACTATGGAAAATTATTATGTGAACGATAACCATGTTCAGGGGACAAAAGTGATGACCAACCTGGGACCCAACACTAACGGACAGCCTGAATACAGCACCGTGGTGGATGGCAGCATCACGTTTTTTGAAACAGGGGTTGTTGTTTCATGGGAATCAGATCATTTGCGCACATGGATCGAAGGATTTGAAACGCCGGAATGGTTTGACAACGTATTCCTGATCAGCGGTTCAGGTAGTCATTCCAACAGTAACGGAGGAGGATTTACCCGCACTATTACCGAACCGTTGCGTCGTGAAGCTTCATGTAGCAACATTGTCAGTGGTATTGTGGAAACCGTGCCGGTCAACCGCCCAACCAGAATACTGAACTATGGCGACGGCGCCTGCGATAACATCGCAACGCTAACTATTGGCGAAAACACTTACATCATCAGACTTCCGTAAATTTTACATGAGATTCCGGAGAAAGTAGTTTCAGATTTCTCCGGAATTTCTCAGTTCTTTGCATAAACCAAAAGAACAAAGCCAGGATTGAAAACCGATAATGCCGATTTCAGGAATCTTGTCCGGGAGCACAGCCAGCGGCTTTACGCCCATATCCGCAGTATCTTGCTCAATCACCATGACACTGACGATGTGCTACAAAATACGTTTGTTAAAGCCTGGAGCGGAATCCATGAGTTCAGAGCAGAATCGGAAATATCAACCTGGCTGTTCAGAATTGCCACCAACGAGGCGCTGCAGCACCTGAGGAAGCAGAAGTTGAGGAAATTGTTTTTTATGGGCTCTGATACTGAAATTTCCGATGACGTTGTGCAAAGTGATGCCCCCGATGGCGAGGCCATTCAGAGAAAACTCGAACAGGCGATGAAAACTCTTTCGGTGCAGCAACGGATGGTTTTTTCGATGAAATATTTCAACGAACTGAAATACACCGAAATTGCCGGGATTCTCCAACTGAAAGAAGGTTCGCTCAAGGCAGTTTACCACAATGCAGTGAAGAAAATTGAAAAATACATTACAGAAAATGAATGATTTGTCACATCATAAACTTGAAAACCTGAAAGGCCGTCACGCTGATGCCTTTGCAGATATTCCTGCAAATTATTTCGAGGATTTGCCCGGAAAAATCATGGCCGGAATTGAGGAGCATAAGGATCAATCCGGGAAAAGCCTGGGGAGATACACACGGTTTGGGATTGCTGCCGGATTTCTGGTGCTGATTGGTCTCTCTGTTTTTCTTTTCTTCCGGGATGGAAATGGTAGTTCCAGCCAGCAAATCACCGAGCGTATTAAGGAGGTTGTAGTTCCTGAGGATACAACAGCCGGAATCGTGGATCTTAAAGATCAACTGGCACTTGTCGTTCCTTACGATACCAATTTCAATCCTGACGAACAAACTGTCGAAACATCGGAAATGATTGATCCATTCGCTGAACTTGGCGAAATACCACTTGAAGCGCTCATGGAATATTTGAATGAATGGGAAGAATTTGAATTTTAAAAACAAGGATATGGAAAAGACATTGTCTTTAACAAAATCGTTAATTGTTTTCATTTTTTTATTTATAACCGGAATATTATCAGCGCAGCCAGGTCCCGGACCCCGGCAACAGGAAAAAATTGAGCTGATCAAAACAAGATATCTGACAAGGCAAATGCAATTAACAAGCGCCGAAGCAAGGGTATTTTGGCCGGTTTATGATAAGTACCAGGCAAAGCTTGACCAATTAAAAAAAGATCGTGAGGACTGGGTGCCTGATTCACCAGATGCTTTTGATACCATGAATGACACCCAGATTGATGCATTGATTGATGGCCGGCTGGCACATGCCGAAGCAGCTCTCGATGCACGAAAAGACCTGATTAAAGACCTCCGTGAAATCCTGCCTCCACGCAAAGTTGCTATTTTTCTTCGGGCTGAACAACAATTTGCCAAAGAACTCCGGGATAGAATTCAGGAAAAACGCGGGCAGCAGTCTCCTCCAGATTCAGATTGATTTTTCAGGGTGTTTGCATCTGTTCTCAAGGCCTTTTTCGAAAATATTTTTTTCCTTTGCATGCCAGTAAATAGCCCTGCAAATGGAAAAAAGACCCAGAATCAAACCGGAATTTACCAACACTGACCAATTCCTCGAAGGTCTCAGCATAATCACCCTGGTTGGCTTGTGGGCTTTGGTGATTTACGCTTTCTCTATCCTTCCCGAAACAATTCCTGTTCATTTCGACTTAAAAGGACAGCCGGATGGCTATGGCAGCAAGGCTTCGGTCTTGTTCCTTCCCATCCTTTCAACAGTACTTTTTATCGGATTGACGATCATCAATCGTTACCCTCACATTTTTAATTACCCGGTAAAAATCACTGCAGAAAATGCCTTGCGCCAATACACCATTGCCACCAGGATGATCAGGGTGTTGAAGCTGATTGTTCTGGGTGTGTTTTTTTTAATAGAGTTTTTCACGATCCGATCCGCTCTGGGTGCATCAACAGGATTGGGCATTTGGTTTTTACCCTTTATCCTTTGTGTAGTATACATCCCCATGGGTTATTTTATTATTCGTGCCTTTCGTCATAAGTGAAGGCATAAATGATTACTTTTGAACCCTTAAAACCTGATCACATCAATGGCTTTGACTGGCCACAAAATAATTGAAATTGAAATATCATGTTAGATAGCATTATTAATTTCAGCATCAGGAACAAGCTGATAGTCATCATTTTTACCCTAACAGTAGCAGCGTTTGGTATTTTTTCGGTCACACGGATTCCAGTGGGAGCCGTTCCCGACATCACCAACAACCAGGTGCAGGTGATCACCGTTTCACCCAATCTTTCGACTCAGGACATCGAGCAGTTTATCACCTATCCCGTCGAGCTGGAGATGGCCAATCTGCCTGGTGTTGAGGAAATCCGCTCTATCTCCAAGTTTGGGCTGTCGGTGGTAACGATTGTTTTTGAGGATGCAATGGGCGCCTACCTGCCCCGGCAACTCATCGCCGAGAAGATAAAAGCAGCATCGGCAAACATTCCGGAAGGATTTGGCACACCGGAAATGGGGCCGATTACCACTGGTCTTGGCGAGATTTATCAATACATCCTCGATGTTAAACCCGGATATGAAAACCGTTACACTACCATGGAGCTTCGCACACTTCAGGATTGGGTAGTAAAACGGCAGCTTTCAGGAATTCCGGGAGTTATCGAAGTAAATACATGGGGTGGATTTCTCAAACAGTACGAAGTTTCCATTGATCCGCAGAAAATCCGGAGCATGGATATTTCTATCCTCGAGATTTATGAGGCACTGGTAAAAAATAACAGCGTTTCGGGCGGCGCCTACATCGAAAAGCAAAACCAGAGCTATTTTATCCGTGGTGACGGCTTATTGAAATCAGTTGAAGATATTGAACAGGTGGTCGTAAAGAAGAACGGGAATGTTCCTGT
This region includes:
- a CDS encoding exosortase/archaeosortase family protein, with product MSQKPGQYKSSKEEDKAKQKEKQVKQEAYRQFMRQFKPLLIAVALWFIANAILHLPAIKDQVQELFVRFTLNSALAFGKLLFIPVESRSFPMITVGGYTMEVIMECTAYNFYVFVICLSLLSPVKWTQRLLTLVIFVASVFVINSFRFYTMGFIAIYFGDLFDSIHDYLWNVLFGFLVFLIWLWRFRPQTPAATTIN
- a CDS encoding RNA polymerase sigma factor, which codes for MKTDNADFRNLVREHSQRLYAHIRSILLNHHDTDDVLQNTFVKAWSGIHEFRAESEISTWLFRIATNEALQHLRKQKLRKLFFMGSDTEISDDVVQSDAPDGEAIQRKLEQAMKTLSVQQRMVFSMKYFNELKYTEIAGILQLKEGSLKAVYHNAVKKIEKYITENE
- a CDS encoding DUF1648 domain-containing protein, whose amino-acid sequence is MEKRPRIKPEFTNTDQFLEGLSIITLVGLWALVIYAFSILPETIPVHFDLKGQPDGYGSKASVLFLPILSTVLFIGLTIINRYPHIFNYPVKITAENALRQYTIATRMIRVLKLIVLGVFFLIEFFTIRSALGASTGLGIWFLPFILCVVYIPMGYFIIRAFRHK